In a genomic window of Brettanomyces nanus chromosome 1, complete sequence:
- the KRE6 gene encoding beta-glucan synthesis-associated protein, whose translation MSSRNLTARSPHVEANSNSSDSEPTDPFNNEYEMQSYDDSSNGSKNLANDDRQRLLNYNSSFQNSSASIVNPFSSSNNVSGSHSGSGLGISATGATGITAAGVAGAAGAAGAASAAGAASEFDRYPQGLTGSRVTSMQSLASKSTAPHVHGQYSSSSASNSSEKSSSSPFIVDSDFSPFGGYPASSFPLHIDEKEEDDYLHNPDPIADAEYDKHRFWYDLKSMDKRSAFGLTGIVFFGLALIAVMIILPVITYSGATDHVKYVPETYVRLTDYVYPQLSAIRTSLIDPDTPKDAYTREAKDGSAWKLVFSDEFATEGRTFYDGDDQFWYAPDFHYDATKDLEWYDPDAVTTANGTVQFRLDAFKNHDLFYRSGMLHSWNRMCFTQGVLESSLQLPGYGNVSGLWPGLWSMGNLGRPGYMATTDGVWPYSYDSCDAGITANQSSPDGISYLGGQRLNACTCKGEDHPNRGVGRGAPEIDVIEAEVDTTLKVGVASQSLQIAPMDIWYIPDYNWLEIYNESVTTMNSYTGGPYQQAVSAVTTLNTKWYESGSGDRYFQKYAFEYLNDDDSGYIRWFVGEDPTLTMHAKALAPNGNIGWRRISKEPMSMVMNLGISNNWAYINWPSIDFPITMQVDYVRVYQPNDSVSVTCDPSGYPTYDYIEDHPRAYDVWNYTTWTAAKYDVPKNKLVNGC comes from the coding sequence ATGTCGTCTAGAAACCTTACGGCGCGGTCCCCTCATGTTGAGGCCAACTCGAATTCTAGCGATAGTGAGCCCACAGATCCGTTCAACAACGAGTATGAGATGCAAAGCTACGACGACTCATCTAACGGGTCTAAGAATTTGGCTAATGACGACAGACAGCGACTTTTGAATTACAATTCAAGCTTTCAGAACTCATCTGCTTCTATAGTGAATCCGTTCAGCTCTTCCAACAATGTTTCTGGGTCTCATAGTGGCTCTGGTCTTGGCATCAGTGCCACGGGTGCTACTGGTATTACTGCTGCTGGTGTCGCTGGTGCCGCTGGTGCTGCCGgtgctgcttctgctgccGGTGCTGCTTCAGAATTCGACCGTTACCCTCAGGGCCTAACGGGTTCTAGAGTTACTTCAATGCAGTCACTGGCCTCCAAATCAACTGCGCCCCATGTTCATGGCCAGtattcatcctcatccGCATCAAACTCCTCAGAGAAGTCCTCGTCCAGTCCATTCATCGTAGACTCCGATTTCTCGCCCTTTGGGGGCTATCCGGCGTCGTCCTTTCCTCTCCAtatagatgaaaaagaggaggaCGACTACCTTCATAACCCCGATCCAATTGCCGATGCCGAGTATGATAAACATCGGTTCTGGTACGACTTGAAGAGTATGGACAAAAGATCTGCTTTTGGTTTGACTGGAATCGTCTTTTTCGGCCTAGCTTTAATAGCTGTCATGATTATCCTTCCTGTCATCACCTATTCTGGTGCCACAGATCACGTAAAGTACGTTCCTGAGACATACGTGCGACTTACAGATTATGTTTATCCTCAACTAAGTGCCATACGAACTTCGCTAATTGACCCAGATACCCCCAAAGATGCCTACACTAGAGAGGCCAAAGACGGTTCTGCCTGGAAGCTTGTTTTCAGCGATGAATTTGCCACTGAAGGTCGTACTTTCtatgatggtgatgacCAGTTCTGGTATGCTCCTGACTTTCATTATGATGCTACCAAGGACTTGGAATGGTATGATCCTGACGCCGTCACTACTGCCAACGGTACAGTCCAATTTCGCCTGGATGCCTTTAAAAATCATGACTTATTTTACAGATCCGGTATGCTTCACTCATGGAACAGAATGTGTTTTACACAGGGTGTTCTCGAGTCCAGTCTGCAGCTCCCAGGTTATGGTAACGTGTCCGGTTTGTGGCCCGGTCTGTGGTCTATGGGAAATTTGGGTAGGCCAGGTTATATGGCTACTACAGACGGTGTGTGGCCTTATTCCTACGATTCTTGTGATGCCGGTATCACAGCAAATCAGTCTTCCCCGGATGGAATTTCCTACCTTGGCGGTCAGAGACTCAATGCTTGCACCTGCAAAGGTGAAGATCATCCCAACAGGGGTGTGGGAAGAGGTGCTCCCGAAATCGATGTTATAGAGGCAGAAGTCGACACTACTTTGAAGGTCGGCGTGGCCTCAcagtctcttcaaattgcCCCCATGGATATCTGGTACATTCCAGATTACAACTGGCTCGAGATCTATAATGAATCAGTTACCACTATGAACTCTTATACGGGAGGTCCATATCAGCAGGCCGTTTCTGCGGTtactactttgaacacaAAGTGGTATGAGTCTGGTTCGGGAGATAGATATTTTCAGAAATATGCTTTTGAATACCTcaatgatgacgatagcGGGTATATTCGGTGGTTTGTGGGAGAGGATCCTACACTTACTATGCACGCCAAGGCTCTTGCTCCTAATGGTAATATTGGCTGGAGAAGAATCTCCAAAGAGCCGATGTCTATGGTTATGAATTTGGGTATATCCAACAATTGGGCCTATATTAATTGGCCTTCCATCGACTTTCCTATTACAATGCAGGTTGACTATGTGAGAGTGTATCAGCCTAACGACTCTGTTTCGGTAACTTGTGATCCTTCTGGATATCCTACGTATGACTACATCGAGGACCATCCAAGGGCATACGATGTGTGGAATTACACGACCTGGACCGCTGCCAAGTATGATGTTCCCAAGAACAAGTTGGTCAATGGTTGTTAG
- a CDS encoding uncharacterized protein (EggNog:ENOG41), producing MKRASSSTNQSKRQRKEKSKICIRIPLTEKWCTVILSNGDRFYYDKERNESYWQIPEGRSDEAEMKVNELSKYIILIVGIVRGLDYERYLKRLEGGMEVIDTVKKLIGWKEEEEEKKPEEEEEALDQRQMQQTVGLEVGYSSESASDSDDAGAAGDAGDAYAGDADDAGSDTDEYALDLSDVEELISDTEATDSKEDSLQSQNFFEMLSRKHVDPFSSYDLEIDTFYTEPEFVAIENDSRRAELFDAWSQKQHKETERPLINASENFLSWLSQLSKVPKYYFELKRNFRKELKEFMMTDAQQKKLFKQYQKDLHQ from the coding sequence ATGAAACGGGCATCTAGTAGTACCAATCAATCTAAGAGACAACGTAAAGAGAAGTCAAAGATTTGCATACGAATCCCTCTTACGGAAAAATGGTGTACAGTGATACTGAGCAACGGTGATCGGTTCTACTATGATAAAGAGAGAAACGAGTCTTATTGGCAGATACCCGAGGGAAGATCTGATGAAGCGGAGATGAAGGTGAATGAATTGTCCAAGTATATTATATTGATAGTGGGTATAGTGCGAGGTCTTGATTATGAGAGGTATTTGAAGAGGCTGGAGGGTGGTATGGAAGTTATTGACAcggtgaagaagttgatcggatggaaggaggaagaggaagagaaaaaaccagaagaagaagaggaggcaTTAGATCAAAGACAGATGCAACAAACAGTTGGATTGGAAGTTGGTTACTCTAGTGAAAGTGCGAGTGATTCGGATGATGCGGGTGCTGCAGGTGACGCAGGTGATGCATATGCAGGTGATGCAGATGACGCAGGTAGCGACACAGATGAATATGCTTTGGATTTGTCCGATGTAGAGGAGCTTATTAGTGATACAGAAGCTACAGATAGTAAGGAGGATTCTCTGCAATCTCaaaacttctttgaaaTGCTTTCCAGGAAACATGTTgatcctttctcttcttacgACTTGGAGATTGATACATTTTATACAGAACCGGAGTTCGTAGCAATCGAGAACGATTCCAGAAGGGCTGAATTGTTTGATGCTTGGTCCCAGAAACAGCATAAAGAGACAGAGCGACCGTTGATCAATGCCAGTGAAAACTTCCTTTCTTGGCTCTCACAGCTTTCCAAAGTGCCCAAGTACTACTTTGAACTAAAACGTAACTTTAGAAAAGAACTTAAAGAGTTTATGATGACGGATGCTCAGCAAAAAAAGCTCTTCAAGCAGTATCAGAAGGATCTACACCAATGA